The Allorhodopirellula heiligendammensis genome includes a window with the following:
- the nusG gene encoding transcription termination/antitermination protein NusG: protein MSDNEISEEELVEHEESSGAGEPAAESASPSPALPPAAPVDPNAPPRPEVTDESPMDWYILKVAFNREDSIADALRKKVKMEGMEEFFGEIVVPSEDVATFTRDGKRRISKRKLLPGYIMVYMSINDDTWFLVRETGGISDFTGSAGKPQPMEPEDVERFVNRPLVDDEDDAPIKTAIPFKVGDRIRVKEGNFENQEGEVDVVDEANGRVTVIINIFGRSVPMELDHWQVEPL, encoded by the coding sequence GTGAGCGATAACGAAATTTCGGAAGAGGAGCTCGTCGAACACGAAGAATCCAGCGGTGCCGGCGAGCCAGCAGCAGAATCGGCCAGCCCGTCGCCAGCATTACCTCCCGCGGCCCCGGTGGACCCCAATGCTCCACCCCGTCCCGAGGTGACCGACGAGTCACCGATGGATTGGTATATCCTGAAAGTCGCCTTCAATCGCGAAGATTCCATCGCAGACGCACTTCGCAAGAAGGTCAAGATGGAAGGCATGGAGGAGTTCTTTGGCGAGATTGTTGTCCCCAGTGAGGACGTCGCCACCTTCACGCGTGATGGCAAGCGACGCATCAGCAAACGCAAGCTGTTGCCCGGCTATATCATGGTCTACATGTCGATCAATGATGACACCTGGTTCCTCGTCCGTGAGACCGGCGGGATCAGCGATTTCACCGGGTCGGCGGGCAAACCCCAGCCGATGGAGCCCGAGGACGTCGAACGTTTCGTCAACCGCCCCTTGGTCGACGATGAGGACGACGCCCCGATTAAGACAGCGATCCCATTCAAGGTTGGAGATCGGATTCGTGTCAAGGAAGGCAACTTTGAGAACCAGGAAGGTGAAGTTGATGTGGTCGACGAAGCCAATGGACGCGTGACCGTGATTATCAATATTTTCGGCCGTAGTGTCCCGATGGAACTCGATCACTGGCAAGTCGAACCGCTCTAA
- the tuf gene encoding elongation factor Tu, translated as MAKDKFNRTKPHVNVGTIGHIDHGKTTTTGAILAVQAAKGLAKAKGYSDIAKGGTVRDATKTVTIAVAHVEYETENRHYAHIDCPGHADFVKNMITGAAQMDGAILVVSAADGPMPQTKEHVLLARQVGVPYIVVYLNKCDLVDDEELLELVELEVRELLSKYDFPGDDVPVVKGSSLPAYNNPADPEASKCITELMDALDEYIPEPVREDDKPFLMAIEDVFSIEGRGTVATGRIERGVVKVGEEVEIVGLAETPVKTTCTGVEMFRKEMTEGRSGDNVGCLLRGVKREDIQRGQVLAKPKSINPHTKFEAEVYCLSKDEGGRHTPFFSGYRPQFYFRTTDVTGTANLVGADMCMPGDNVKVEVELHKPIAMDDGVRFAIREGGRTVGSGVVTKILS; from the coding sequence ATGGCTAAGGATAAATTTAACCGGACCAAGCCCCACGTGAACGTCGGGACAATTGGCCACATTGACCACGGTAAAACGACCACGACGGGTGCCATCCTGGCCGTTCAAGCGGCCAAGGGTCTGGCCAAGGCGAAAGGTTATTCCGATATCGCCAAGGGCGGTACGGTTCGCGATGCGACGAAGACCGTGACCATCGCCGTGGCTCACGTTGAGTACGAGACGGAAAACCGGCACTACGCCCACATCGATTGCCCCGGCCACGCTGACTTCGTCAAGAACATGATCACCGGTGCCGCCCAGATGGACGGTGCGATTCTGGTGGTGTCGGCTGCCGACGGCCCCATGCCACAAACCAAAGAACACGTGCTGTTGGCCCGTCAGGTCGGCGTGCCTTACATCGTTGTGTACCTGAACAAGTGTGACCTCGTCGACGACGAAGAACTGCTTGAGTTGGTTGAACTCGAAGTTCGTGAACTACTCAGCAAGTACGACTTCCCCGGCGACGACGTTCCTGTCGTCAAGGGCAGTTCATTGCCTGCTTACAACAACCCAGCAGACCCCGAAGCGTCGAAGTGCATCACCGAATTGATGGATGCCCTCGATGAATACATTCCTGAGCCAGTTCGCGAAGACGACAAGCCGTTCCTGATGGCAATCGAAGACGTCTTCTCGATCGAAGGTCGCGGAACCGTTGCTACCGGTCGTATCGAGCGTGGCGTCGTCAAGGTTGGCGAAGAAGTCGAAATCGTCGGCCTCGCTGAAACCCCTGTCAAAACAACCTGCACCGGCGTCGAGATGTTCCGCAAGGAAATGACTGAAGGCCGTTCAGGCGACAACGTCGGTTGCCTGCTCCGTGGTGTCAAACGCGAAGACATCCAACGCGGCCAAGTGTTGGCTAAGCCAAAAAGCATCAACCCGCACACCAAGTTCGAAGCTGAAGTGTATTGCCTCAGCAAAGATGAAGGCGGCCGTCACACGCCATTCTTCAGCGGCTACCGTCCTCAGTTTTACTTCCGCACGACCGACGTCACCGGCACCGCCAACCTTGTCGGCGCCGACATGTGCATGCCTGGCGACAACGTCAAGGTTGAAGTCGAATTGCACAAGCCAATCGCGATGGATGACGGCGTTCGATTCGCTATCCGCGAAGGCGGACGTACCGTTGGTTCGGGCGTTGTGACGAAAATCCTCAGCTAG
- a CDS encoding family 16 glycoside hydrolase: MYPLSPSRPFRLLPYLVTGVIATLIVAMQHRAEAAGTPVPAVAQEDPDFAIQGEYIGIDRAMQVIAVGDGEFDIVIYEGGLPGAGARGEPRRIESDIDSIGDLIASLGMKRVERTSPTLQRAAPSGAIVLFDGTAESLAKHWNNANLTADGLLEPGTTTKQQFGDYHLHLEFRTPFAPEARGQGRGNSGIYHQGRYETQILDSFGLEGRNDEAGGIYTVSAPAVNTCFPPLRWQTYDVDFTAPRFDGTGKKISNARMTVRLNGVMVQNDVEVPGFTRAAAFSDDAPLGPLMLQDHGDPVRFRNIWLAPRDASRESARPIVPGFERFVGTDSTPLAEAGEILLNSLACTACHTDQDSIAPVQHGPDLSELAGRVRADAIVAMIADPHATKRGTTMPDPWPGADAATRKQNAEKIASYLILRGHGQIADRVVSQSLADRGNELYHRIGCVACHGPLDPALPKTPLATTVPLGRPDRKYTVPSLMDFLQRCTTIRSGLRMPTMVGTPEEVAAVAAYLTQQTSVGEHEATFNRRIYRGKWTSLPNFDTLEPVSSDEVTGLKIDDVKPGNNFAVVFDANLSIEQDGEYTFLLSSDDGSALEIDGHRLVNDGIHPTTTKQESYTLTAGVYPIRVEYFDGGGQIEIKLEMIDPRLGRDDITAWITDGEQGEPIDLLPSKFVPDESLVAPGQQLFQSANCVACHAFETATPASTKPSKNAAASLNVLPSTGGCLAEEVAAPAIDYGLGATQVAAIRAALDRRRDGDVPPTDDARRVHRTMAALNCFACHERDGIGGPEPSRDEFFHSTTPEMGLEGRLPPSLSGVGDKLNDAYLRQVLKSGGNTRTYMLTRMPGFDHEKLVAFEDAIVRLDRSEAIAPVEQTASVEDVQIEGRKLCGNGGLACIKCHSYNGNTGGGLGAIDMLLMPKRLRPEWFQRYLKDPTGYRPGTRMPNSFLEGRSAITDIFDGDPDKQIDAMWQYLSLGTAAKEPQGLNQSAIVLAATERPRIYRNFFDGVSPRGIGVGYPGELDLIWDADQMSWAQVWKNEFMDASKHWRGRGQGNQRPLGDAIITFDTAPTLAMLDAASSSWPAASGRELGYQMQGYTLDEKGNPTFRYSIGETSVEDQPIPTADGFERRLTVHAADAGRAKTLVWQIAAGQIEPIEGGFRIDDRYTVSVDGADAQLLSVDGKQVLRATIPPAATTTVSQTIRW, translated from the coding sequence ATGTATCCACTCAGCCCCTCACGCCCGTTTCGGCTGCTTCCGTACCTTGTGACTGGGGTGATCGCGACGTTGATCGTGGCGATGCAGCACCGCGCCGAGGCTGCTGGCACGCCCGTGCCTGCCGTCGCCCAAGAAGATCCTGATTTCGCAATTCAAGGCGAATACATTGGTATCGACCGTGCGATGCAGGTGATTGCGGTAGGGGATGGCGAGTTCGATATCGTCATCTATGAAGGCGGTTTGCCAGGAGCAGGAGCTCGCGGTGAACCACGCCGTATCGAGAGCGATATCGATTCGATTGGCGATCTGATCGCATCGCTGGGGATGAAACGCGTCGAACGGACAAGCCCGACCTTGCAGCGAGCTGCGCCGAGCGGCGCGATTGTGTTGTTTGACGGCACCGCTGAATCGCTTGCCAAACACTGGAACAACGCCAACCTCACCGCTGATGGACTGCTCGAGCCGGGCACCACGACGAAACAGCAATTTGGTGATTACCACTTGCACCTTGAATTCCGCACCCCCTTTGCACCAGAGGCACGTGGCCAAGGGCGTGGCAATAGCGGTATCTATCACCAAGGCCGATACGAGACCCAAATTCTCGATTCGTTTGGTTTAGAGGGTCGCAACGATGAAGCCGGGGGCATCTATACCGTTAGTGCTCCTGCGGTCAACACATGTTTCCCTCCTCTGCGTTGGCAGACTTACGATGTTGATTTCACGGCGCCGCGCTTTGACGGCACGGGTAAGAAAATATCCAACGCGAGAATGACCGTGCGGTTGAATGGCGTCATGGTGCAGAACGACGTGGAAGTGCCTGGATTCACTCGTGCGGCGGCCTTCTCCGACGATGCACCACTCGGCCCGCTAATGCTGCAAGATCACGGGGATCCCGTTCGCTTTCGCAATATTTGGTTGGCACCGCGAGACGCCAGTCGCGAGTCCGCCCGCCCGATCGTGCCCGGCTTTGAGCGGTTTGTCGGGACGGATTCAACACCTCTTGCCGAAGCCGGCGAAATTTTGCTCAATTCCCTCGCCTGCACGGCTTGTCACACTGACCAAGATTCCATTGCACCGGTCCAGCACGGGCCGGATTTAAGTGAACTGGCGGGTCGGGTTCGCGCCGATGCGATTGTCGCCATGATCGCGGATCCACACGCAACGAAGCGCGGCACTACGATGCCCGATCCGTGGCCGGGCGCGGACGCCGCTACGCGGAAACAGAATGCCGAAAAGATAGCCAGTTACCTTATTCTGCGCGGGCACGGTCAAATTGCTGACCGTGTGGTCAGTCAATCTCTCGCTGACCGCGGCAATGAACTTTATCACCGCATCGGCTGCGTGGCCTGCCACGGTCCCTTGGACCCTGCGCTGCCCAAGACTCCGTTGGCCACAACGGTACCGCTCGGTCGACCGGATCGCAAATACACCGTCCCCTCACTGATGGATTTCCTCCAGCGATGCACGACGATTCGCAGCGGGCTGCGTATGCCAACGATGGTGGGCACGCCCGAAGAAGTCGCTGCCGTGGCCGCTTATCTAACTCAACAGACGAGCGTGGGCGAGCACGAGGCCACCTTCAACCGGCGGATTTACCGAGGGAAGTGGACCAGTCTGCCGAATTTCGATACCCTCGAACCGGTCAGTTCCGACGAAGTCACTGGGTTGAAAATCGATGACGTGAAACCTGGAAACAATTTTGCCGTTGTCTTTGACGCCAACCTCTCGATCGAGCAGGATGGAGAGTACACGTTCCTGCTGTCGAGCGATGACGGCAGCGCGCTGGAAATCGACGGCCACCGCCTCGTCAACGACGGCATCCATCCGACGACGACCAAGCAAGAGAGCTACACACTCACTGCGGGAGTGTATCCCATCCGTGTCGAGTACTTCGACGGCGGTGGCCAAATCGAAATTAAGCTGGAAATGATCGACCCGCGTTTGGGTCGCGACGATATCACCGCTTGGATTACCGATGGCGAGCAAGGCGAACCCATCGATTTGTTGCCGAGCAAGTTCGTCCCTGATGAGAGTCTTGTTGCGCCTGGACAGCAACTTTTTCAGAGTGCGAATTGCGTCGCTTGTCACGCGTTCGAGACTGCGACTCCCGCTTCAACGAAGCCCTCTAAGAATGCTGCAGCGTCCCTGAACGTGTTGCCATCGACCGGCGGCTGCTTGGCGGAAGAGGTCGCAGCACCGGCAATCGATTATGGATTGGGAGCCACCCAAGTCGCTGCCATACGAGCGGCCTTGGACCGCCGGCGTGATGGCGATGTCCCGCCAACTGACGATGCCCGACGGGTGCACCGTACGATGGCGGCGCTGAACTGCTTTGCCTGTCATGAACGCGACGGGATCGGTGGTCCTGAACCTTCTCGCGACGAGTTTTTCCACAGCACCACGCCTGAGATGGGCTTGGAAGGACGGCTGCCACCTTCGCTCAGCGGTGTCGGTGATAAACTCAACGATGCCTATCTACGACAAGTGCTGAAGTCGGGGGGAAACACCCGCACCTACATGCTGACAAGGATGCCTGGCTTCGATCATGAGAAACTCGTGGCATTTGAAGACGCGATCGTCCGACTCGATCGCAGCGAGGCGATCGCCCCGGTCGAGCAGACTGCATCGGTCGAAGATGTGCAGATCGAAGGACGCAAGCTTTGCGGCAACGGCGGTTTGGCGTGTATCAAGTGCCACAGTTACAACGGCAACACCGGTGGCGGTCTTGGTGCGATCGATATGCTGCTGATGCCAAAGCGTCTTCGCCCGGAGTGGTTTCAACGCTACCTGAAGGATCCCACTGGATACCGTCCGGGAACACGGATGCCCAACAGTTTTCTCGAGGGACGCAGCGCTATCACGGATATCTTCGATGGTGATCCGGACAAACAAATCGATGCGATGTGGCAGTACCTTTCGCTTGGTACCGCGGCAAAAGAGCCCCAGGGGCTCAATCAATCGGCGATTGTTTTGGCGGCAACCGAACGGCCTCGCATCTATCGAAACTTCTTTGATGGCGTCAGCCCGCGCGGCATTGGTGTGGGCTATCCCGGCGAGTTGGACTTGATCTGGGACGCTGACCAAATGTCGTGGGCACAAGTGTGGAAGAACGAATTCATGGACGCGTCCAAGCATTGGCGCGGTCGTGGTCAAGGCAATCAACGGCCACTCGGCGACGCGATCATCACATTTGACACCGCTCCGACGTTGGCGATGCTGGACGCCGCTTCCAGTTCTTGGCCCGCGGCATCGGGCCGCGAGCTCGGCTACCAGATGCAAGGGTATACACTCGACGAGAAGGGCAATCCGACCTTCCGATATTCGATTGGCGAGACGTCAGTCGAAGACCAACCAATCCCGACCGCTGACGGCTTTGAGAGACGTCTGACCGTTCACGCCGCAGATGCTGGGCGAGCGAAAACGTTGGTCTGGCAGATCGCAGCTGGGCAGATCGAGCCAATCGAAGGCGGCTTTCGCATTGACGATCGCTATACCGTGAGCGTCGACGGCGCCGACGCCCAACTGCTGAGCGTCGATGGAAAACAAGTCTTACGAGCCACCATCCCACCCGCTGCCACCACGACCGTTTCACAAACCATTCGCTGGTAA
- the rsmG gene encoding 16S rRNA (guanine(527)-N(7))-methyltransferase RsmG, producing the protein MFTVLVGIADGCLAARPSISFAWPSEREGLILGRRSSRYASHHRRIQQSTPTRPFRLPGGLVSPASMNENTENLDSEDSFEAALQRHGMEFDAPLAESLRQYAELMWRYNEQLNLTRHTTWDLFVGRDLRDCLQLAHLIQPDEVVLDLGSGNGVPGIPLAILRPDVEVSLAESVGKRAKVLDEMVTELNLAVPVYAARGEQLLEDFRFTTIVSRAVGSLLKFCRWVEPHWSSFDRLLLVKGPRWVEERGEARHHGALKDVDLRVLASYPLGPPALDGGDDETPEGDEGADDAGPGQGVVLQLSRKGRFE; encoded by the coding sequence ATGTTTACTGTGCTGGTGGGCATTGCGGACGGTTGTCTGGCCGCACGTCCGTCGATTTCCTTTGCCTGGCCCAGTGAGCGGGAGGGGCTAATCTTGGGTCGCCGCTCGAGCCGCTACGCGTCGCACCATCGGCGAATCCAACAATCCACGCCAACGCGCCCTTTTCGCTTGCCCGGCGGCTTGGTATCACCTGCGAGCATGAACGAAAATACTGAAAACCTGGACTCCGAAGACAGCTTCGAGGCCGCTCTGCAGCGACATGGTATGGAATTCGACGCGCCGTTGGCGGAGTCGCTGCGGCAATACGCCGAGTTGATGTGGCGATATAACGAACAGCTGAATCTCACTCGCCACACCACATGGGATCTGTTTGTTGGCCGTGATCTGCGGGACTGTTTGCAGCTCGCTCATTTGATTCAGCCCGATGAAGTGGTTTTGGATCTGGGCAGCGGCAACGGCGTCCCGGGGATTCCACTGGCAATTCTCCGGCCTGATGTGGAAGTGTCTCTCGCTGAATCGGTGGGCAAACGCGCCAAAGTGCTTGACGAGATGGTGACGGAGCTGAATCTGGCCGTGCCAGTCTACGCTGCCCGCGGAGAGCAGCTCTTAGAGGATTTTCGCTTTACGACCATTGTCAGTCGAGCGGTGGGCAGTTTGCTAAAATTTTGCCGCTGGGTGGAGCCGCACTGGAGCAGTTTCGACCGACTGTTGCTCGTCAAAGGGCCTCGTTGGGTAGAGGAACGCGGAGAGGCTCGGCATCACGGTGCTCTCAAAGATGTCGACCTGCGGGTGCTGGCCAGTTATCCGCTCGGACCTCCCGCTTTGGATGGGGGTGATGACGAAACGCCCGAGGGCGATGAGGGGGCGGACGACGCTGGACCCGGGCAGGGCGTGGTTTTGCAGTTGTCACGCAAGGGGCGGTTTGAATAG
- the secE gene encoding preprotein translocase subunit SecE: MSKEITQSGTAMTPLASELFHGNVYKPNQGRLVRQLTALAVFVIVALGCWRLYGFLPTVMSNVVVARSIAGVLLAAGLWFGFRVVNWPRFADFLIAVEAEMNKVTWPSKDELKRAAVVVIFTIFFLAITLFAFDVIWQFVFNKLGVTS; the protein is encoded by the coding sequence ATGTCAAAAGAGATCACTCAATCAGGCACAGCCATGACTCCATTGGCGAGTGAACTGTTCCACGGGAACGTGTACAAGCCAAATCAGGGGCGATTGGTTCGCCAATTGACTGCCCTTGCAGTATTTGTGATTGTCGCACTGGGCTGCTGGCGTCTGTATGGGTTTCTCCCCACCGTCATGAGCAACGTGGTGGTCGCACGCTCGATCGCTGGGGTCCTCCTGGCGGCTGGTTTATGGTTTGGATTTCGCGTCGTCAATTGGCCTCGGTTTGCGGACTTTTTGATCGCTGTCGAAGCCGAAATGAACAAGGTCACCTGGCCCAGCAAGGACGAATTGAAGCGGGCTGCGGTCGTGGTCATCTTCACCATTTTTTTCCTCGCCATTACGCTGTTCGCCTTCGATGTCATCTGGCAATTTGTCTTTAACAAGCTCGGGGTTACTTCGTGA
- a CDS encoding UDP-2,3-diacylglucosamine diphosphatase: MANHSSPTTAVRTLLISDVHLGSKHSQAARCLEFLQSYTPEQVYLVGDFIDGWRCNQGWHWSGACKEMIDHIESLIAQGTEVFYVPGNHDSFLRNEQSLGMIPDQFSDIHFANEFVFESLGGWRFLITHGDLFDVVETQAQWVSKVTSFAYDTVLSANRLFNRLTGRRHKNPYGACATLKSFVKRIVMWLSGFESAIMQHACEQNCDGVVCGHTHTPAIVYSDDMLYLNTGDWVENCTGLVEHLDGSLCLESNYGSPRMLQLPVHPRKVSKSVGQRTEIATH, translated from the coding sequence ATGGCGAATCATTCTTCACCTACCACCGCGGTTCGCACGCTCCTGATCAGTGATGTGCACCTGGGCTCGAAGCACTCGCAAGCCGCTCGGTGCCTCGAGTTCCTGCAGTCCTATACGCCGGAGCAGGTGTATCTCGTCGGTGACTTCATTGACGGATGGCGGTGCAACCAGGGCTGGCATTGGTCGGGCGCCTGCAAAGAAATGATCGATCACATCGAATCCCTCATCGCTCAAGGAACAGAGGTTTTCTACGTGCCTGGCAACCACGACTCGTTTCTACGAAATGAGCAAAGCCTGGGGATGATTCCCGATCAGTTCTCTGACATTCATTTTGCTAACGAGTTCGTGTTCGAATCCCTCGGTGGCTGGCGATTCTTGATCACACACGGTGACCTCTTCGACGTTGTCGAGACTCAAGCACAGTGGGTTTCCAAAGTGACTTCGTTTGCCTACGACACTGTGCTCAGCGCGAATCGCCTGTTCAACCGATTGACGGGAAGGCGGCACAAGAATCCCTATGGTGCCTGCGCGACACTGAAATCCTTTGTTAAACGGATCGTGATGTGGCTCAGTGGCTTTGAATCAGCAATTATGCAGCATGCCTGCGAGCAGAACTGCGACGGTGTCGTCTGCGGGCACACTCACACGCCCGCCATCGTGTACAGCGATGATATGCTGTATCTGAATACCGGGGACTGGGTCGAAAATTGCACTGGGTTGGTAGAGCATCTCGACGGCAGCCTCTGCCTGGAGTCCAACTACGGCTCACCTCGAATGCTGCAACTACCCGTCCACCCGCGCAAGGTATCCAAGTCCGTGGGCCAGCGGACTGAGATCGCTACGCACTGA
- the rplK gene encoding 50S ribosomal protein L11, with translation MAKQVTGQAKFQVPGGQATPAPPVGTSLGKYGVNLGQFVQQFNDRTKEYNGTPIPVVVTVYNDRSFDFITKSPPAASMLKAAAGIAKGSGVPNKDKVGKVTAAQCEEIAQKKMDDLNARSVEQAAMMIQGTARSMGIVVEG, from the coding sequence ATGGCAAAACAAGTCACTGGCCAAGCCAAATTCCAAGTTCCTGGCGGACAAGCCACTCCTGCGCCTCCCGTCGGCACCTCGTTGGGTAAGTACGGCGTTAACTTGGGCCAATTCGTCCAACAATTCAACGATCGTACCAAAGAATACAACGGCACCCCGATTCCTGTCGTCGTCACAGTTTACAACGACCGTAGCTTTGACTTTATCACCAAGAGCCCCCCAGCAGCATCGATGCTCAAAGCTGCCGCAGGTATCGCCAAAGGTAGTGGCGTGCCGAACAAGGACAAAGTCGGAAAAGTAACGGCAGCACAGTGCGAAGAAATCGCACAGAAAAAGATGGACGACCTCAACGCACGCAGCGTCGAGCAAGCCGCCATGATGATCCAGGGTACCGCCCGCAGCATGGGCATCGTCGTCGAAGGCTAG